The following are from one region of the Phycisphaerales bacterium genome:
- a CDS encoding VCBS repeat-containing protein yields the protein MTRLVPLTIMLLACVARAGQDLPAPERIAIGRGCSGLRAADFNGDGRQDLLVFAGSQRLLVIANGPDGFGAPIDTTGIGTLGDAGDLNGDGLADVVTGRPYDDAVSVMRNLGDGLLAAPVRYEFFLKEAQAIRLGDMDGDGDLDIVASLERGELAVMLNDGEGNFSSITRYPIEFDSTQIELADFDGDGDLDCIRLAPARGRIVLVPNQGAGVMGPETILATECEIEEMAVADVTGDGWPDVVATSGYIVHPSCGSGTVAIFENDRAGGLGTRTGYSVYILDSHAVAAGDVDGDGRADLVTANFFSDEVGTLLATGDGDFVVGGRYATGSRPVAVLTEDFDGDGVAEVAVATNTEQSEVLVFDARGGAHLAGFESLNGGQVEVGRAVAAGDISGNGLADIVVADHLDRLLVSRNLGDANFAVARAVDIGRGAAGIAIGDLDGDGRGDIAVANEISDDVSVVFVRGGGTLLDEVRLPLGNGPRGVAIGDLTGDGLGDLAVACVSSNDVRVLVNLGDRRFEELPPVAVGIRPWDIALADLDGDGDLDAAVVNEFNDDASILLNDGAGAFAEAGRYPVGDRPHGVALADADGDGRPDLYAVNEADGTIAILKNLGGGVFGEPSPTPTVPRPQRLRVADLNGDGLPEAVVVGREENTLGLHVGVRGEPAPGTLYRQVANRVPADADLGDIDGDGVPDVAMAYEASDRGQSFLTRLPRICRVDVDGDGALTLFDFLAFQTSFDAGDPVADFDGDGVLTIFDFLAFQTAFDAGC from the coding sequence ATGACCCGACTCGTTCCGCTCACCATCATGCTGCTTGCCTGCGTTGCCCGAGCGGGCCAGGACCTGCCCGCGCCCGAGCGCATCGCCATCGGTCGCGGCTGCTCCGGGCTGCGGGCGGCCGATTTCAACGGCGACGGCCGGCAGGACCTGCTCGTGTTCGCGGGTAGCCAGCGACTGCTGGTCATCGCCAATGGGCCAGACGGCTTCGGTGCGCCAATCGACACCACCGGCATCGGCACCCTGGGCGACGCCGGCGACCTGAACGGCGACGGCCTGGCCGACGTGGTGACCGGCAGGCCATACGACGACGCCGTCTCGGTGATGCGGAACCTCGGCGACGGGCTGCTGGCCGCGCCCGTGCGATACGAATTCTTCCTCAAGGAGGCCCAGGCGATCCGCCTGGGAGACATGGACGGCGACGGCGACCTGGACATCGTCGCCAGCCTCGAGCGGGGCGAACTCGCGGTGATGCTCAACGACGGCGAGGGCAATTTTTCGAGCATCACGCGATACCCCATCGAGTTCGATTCCACGCAGATCGAACTTGCCGACTTCGACGGCGATGGCGACCTCGACTGCATCCGCCTCGCGCCCGCGCGGGGGCGCATCGTGCTGGTGCCAAACCAGGGCGCGGGCGTGATGGGGCCCGAGACGATCCTGGCGACCGAGTGCGAGATCGAAGAGATGGCCGTCGCCGACGTGACGGGCGACGGGTGGCCCGACGTCGTGGCGACTTCCGGCTACATCGTCCATCCCTCGTGCGGTTCGGGCACGGTCGCAATCTTCGAGAACGACCGCGCGGGCGGGCTGGGCACGCGCACCGGATACTCGGTCTACATCCTCGATTCGCACGCCGTGGCCGCGGGCGACGTCGATGGCGACGGCCGAGCCGATCTGGTGACCGCCAACTTCTTCTCCGACGAGGTCGGCACGCTGCTGGCCACCGGCGACGGCGACTTTGTCGTCGGCGGCCGCTACGCCACGGGCAGCCGCCCGGTCGCCGTGCTGACCGAAGACTTCGATGGCGACGGCGTCGCCGAGGTCGCCGTGGCGACCAACACCGAGCAGAGCGAGGTGCTCGTGTTCGACGCCCGGGGCGGCGCGCACCTGGCGGGCTTCGAGTCGCTCAACGGCGGCCAGGTAGAGGTCGGCCGGGCGGTCGCCGCCGGGGACATCAGCGGCAACGGGCTGGCCGACATCGTCGTGGCCGACCATCTCGATCGCCTGCTTGTCTCGCGCAACCTGGGCGATGCGAACTTCGCCGTCGCCCGGGCCGTGGACATCGGACGCGGCGCGGCCGGCATCGCCATCGGCGACCTCGACGGCGACGGTCGGGGCGACATCGCCGTGGCCAACGAGATCTCCGACGACGTCAGCGTGGTCTTTGTCCGCGGCGGGGGCACGCTGCTGGACGAGGTCCGCCTGCCCCTTGGCAACGGGCCCCGGGGCGTGGCGATCGGCGACCTGACCGGCGACGGGCTGGGCGACCTCGCCGTCGCGTGCGTCAGCAGCAACGACGTGCGCGTGCTGGTCAACCTGGGCGACCGCCGGTTCGAGGAACTGCCGCCGGTTGCCGTGGGCATCCGGCCGTGGGACATCGCCCTGGCCGACCTGGACGGCGACGGCGACCTGGACGCCGCCGTCGTCAACGAGTTCAACGACGACGCGAGCATCCTGCTCAACGACGGCGCGGGCGCGTTCGCCGAAGCCGGGCGGTACCCCGTGGGCGATCGGCCCCACGGCGTCGCCCTGGCCGACGCCGACGGGGATGGGCGGCCCGATCTCTACGCCGTCAACGAGGCCGACGGGACGATCGCCATCCTGAAGAACCTGGGCGGGGGCGTCTTCGGCGAGCCAAGCCCCACGCCCACCGTGCCGCGGCCCCAGCGCCTGCGGGTCGCCGACCTCAACGGCGACGGCCTGCCCGAGGCCGTGGTCGTGGGACGCGAGGAGAACACCCTGGGCCTGCACGTTGGCGTGCGTGGCGAGCCGGCCCCGGGCACGCTGTACCGGCAGGTCGCCAACCGCGTGCCCGCCGACGCGGACCTGGGCGACATCGACGGCGACGGCGTGCCCGACGTGGCCATGGCCTACGAGGCTTCCGATCGGGGGCAGTCCTTCCTCACCCGCCTGCCGCGCATCTGCCGCGTCGACGTCGACGGCGACGGCGCGCTGACGCTCTTCGACTTCCTGGCCTTCCAGACCAGCTTCGACGCGGGCGACCCCGTCGCCGACTTCGACGGCGACGGCGTGCTGACGATCTTCGACTTCCTCGCGTTCCAGACGGCCTTCGACGCGGGCTGCTAG
- a CDS encoding undecaprenyl-phosphate glucose phosphotransferase: MLKQQHQYLLVMLAAADAAVVLGAAFLAWLGRKVLVVPISQGDLESPRTLSQVLLDPWSAYQRDYPFWPQAWEDYFKQPLLLAALLCCMISFYAFKLYRPRRDRSLAGELTQVAKATAVSVVAMVVVLWGVGSSQLAGGDIPSRHLMLLGFELDASRVQIILFGILLLGMMTAHRTGFRMFLRWLRRRGYNLRHVAIIGVGRTGRIAAQTLDRNSWTGLRVAYFISHKHENRLPECMGKPVFGGLRDLEQTMGACKVDAVYLALPSRETPITGRILRRLERFPVDVRIIPDVNPRYVQQSMAVHELDGMPVLSYRESPAHGVGGALKRGLDLAGALVALLLLSPAMLACALAVALSGPGPIIFRQRRVGLGGEVFWMYKFRTMMQASDEAEELEQSAQRSDAEGAGDGEPGWTRRNDPRITPIGRFLRSTSLDELPQLFNVLRGEMSLVGPRPERPELIEKFREDWRGYMLRQHVKAGMTGWAQVNGLRGDTSLRRRLRYDLYYVRHWSLLFDLRILAMTPLRGFVHRNAH, translated from the coding sequence GTGCTGAAGCAACAGCATCAATACCTGCTGGTCATGCTGGCCGCCGCCGACGCCGCGGTCGTGCTGGGGGCGGCGTTCCTGGCGTGGCTGGGCCGCAAGGTGCTGGTCGTGCCGATCTCCCAGGGCGACCTCGAGTCGCCCCGCACGCTCTCGCAGGTGTTGCTCGATCCGTGGAGCGCCTACCAGCGTGATTACCCCTTCTGGCCCCAGGCCTGGGAAGACTACTTCAAGCAGCCGCTGCTCCTCGCCGCGCTCCTGTGCTGCATGATCAGCTTTTATGCGTTCAAGCTCTATCGCCCGCGGCGAGACCGCTCGCTGGCCGGCGAGCTCACGCAGGTGGCCAAGGCGACGGCCGTCTCGGTGGTGGCGATGGTCGTCGTGCTCTGGGGCGTGGGCAGCAGCCAGTTGGCCGGCGGCGACATCCCCAGCCGCCACCTGATGCTGCTGGGCTTCGAGCTGGACGCCAGCCGCGTGCAGATCATCCTCTTTGGCATCCTCCTGCTGGGCATGATGACCGCCCACCGGACGGGATTCCGCATGTTCCTGCGGTGGCTGCGCCGCCGCGGCTACAACCTGCGGCACGTGGCGATCATCGGCGTGGGACGCACGGGCCGCATCGCCGCCCAGACGCTGGACCGCAACAGCTGGACGGGCCTGCGCGTGGCCTACTTCATCAGCCACAAGCACGAGAATCGCCTGCCCGAGTGCATGGGCAAGCCGGTGTTCGGCGGGCTTCGAGACCTTGAGCAGACCATGGGCGCGTGCAAGGTCGACGCGGTGTACCTGGCCCTGCCCAGCCGCGAGACGCCCATCACCGGGCGCATCCTGCGCCGGCTGGAGCGCTTCCCCGTCGACGTGCGCATCATCCCCGACGTCAACCCCCGCTACGTGCAGCAGTCGATGGCCGTGCACGAGCTGGACGGCATGCCCGTCCTGAGTTATCGAGAAAGCCCGGCCCACGGCGTGGGCGGGGCGCTCAAGCGCGGGCTCGACCTGGCCGGCGCACTGGTGGCCCTTCTGTTGCTCAGCCCGGCCATGCTGGCGTGCGCCCTTGCGGTCGCGCTCAGCGGGCCCGGGCCGATCATCTTCCGCCAGCGCCGCGTGGGCCTGGGCGGCGAGGTGTTCTGGATGTACAAGTTCCGCACGATGATGCAGGCCAGCGACGAGGCCGAAGAGCTCGAGCAGTCCGCCCAGCGCTCGGACGCCGAGGGCGCCGGCGATGGCGAGCCGGGGTGGACACGGCGCAACGACCCCCGCATCACGCCCATCGGCCGCTTCCTTCGCAGCACGAGCCTGGACGAGCTGCCCCAGCTGTTCAACGTGCTGCGCGGCGAGATGAGCCTGGTGGGCCCCAGGCCCGAGCGGCCCGAGTTGATCGAGAAGTTCCGCGAAGACTGGCGCGGCTACATGCTCCGCCAGCACGTCAAGGCGGGCATGACCGGCTGGGCCCAGGTCAACGGCCTGCGCGGCGACACGAGCCTGCGCCGCCGCCTGCGCTACGACCTCTACTACGTCCGCCACTGGTCGCTCTTGTTCGACCTGCGCATCCTGGCGATGACGCCGCTCCGCGGCTTCGTGCACCGCAACGCGCACTGA
- a CDS encoding GC-type dockerin domain-anchored protein, with the protein MRSPMLRASRAAAALIALAAGTSAAAQHCKPTWDGPIGRPGISGIVRVLADYDGDGGRVLVAGGSFTLAGGQPAGNIAQWDGECWSSLEPRLEPGLDGDVEALAVYDDGTGPALYAGGLFTRAGIVDAASIARWDGQSWSGVGGGIEGRVLALQVVDLGDGPRLVAGGLFDRAGGVDAASVAAWDGATWSALGGGIGGGTPGAVEALAVFDDGDGPALYAAGDFLRAGGDPLPYIARWDGRRWSGLGEGLSGFRAAVYDLAVHDDGSGPALFAGGRFTMAGGVFTGSIARWDGDRWAAVGAGMNDAVRALASTPSGLIAAGQFSRIGGEAFVNIARWDGIAWRTLGEGVNGTVLAVHPGAGPPGRAEAYAGGDFTLAGSTSARSVARWGCPLPDCRADCDGDGLLLVFDFLCFQNLFDAMDPRADFDADGQFTLFDFLAFQNAFDAGCP; encoded by the coding sequence ATGCGATCGCCGATGCTTCGTGCCTCCCGTGCGGCCGCCGCGCTCATCGCCCTCGCGGCGGGCACGTCCGCGGCGGCGCAGCACTGCAAGCCGACCTGGGACGGGCCCATCGGCCGGCCGGGGATCAGCGGCATCGTGCGGGTGCTGGCCGACTACGACGGCGATGGCGGCCGCGTGCTCGTGGCCGGGGGCTCTTTCACGCTGGCCGGCGGGCAACCGGCCGGCAACATCGCCCAGTGGGATGGCGAGTGCTGGAGTTCGCTCGAGCCGCGGCTGGAGCCTGGCCTGGACGGCGACGTCGAGGCGCTGGCCGTATACGACGACGGAACCGGCCCGGCTCTCTACGCGGGCGGGCTGTTCACGCGCGCCGGCATCGTCGACGCCGCGTCGATTGCGCGGTGGGACGGCCAGTCGTGGTCCGGCGTCGGCGGTGGCATCGAAGGACGGGTGCTGGCATTGCAGGTCGTCGACCTTGGCGACGGCCCGAGGCTGGTTGCCGGTGGCCTCTTCGATCGCGCGGGCGGCGTCGACGCCGCGTCCGTCGCAGCATGGGACGGCGCGACGTGGTCGGCGTTAGGCGGCGGTATCGGCGGGGGGACGCCCGGAGCCGTCGAAGCGCTGGCGGTCTTCGATGACGGCGATGGGCCGGCGCTGTACGCTGCGGGCGATTTCCTTCGTGCCGGGGGCGACCCGCTTCCGTATATCGCGCGATGGGACGGTCGGCGTTGGTCCGGCCTGGGCGAGGGATTGTCCGGCTTCCGGGCCGCCGTGTACGACCTGGCCGTCCATGACGACGGCAGCGGCCCGGCCCTGTTCGCTGGCGGTCGATTCACCATGGCTGGCGGCGTCTTCACCGGCTCGATCGCGCGATGGGATGGCGACCGCTGGGCGGCCGTCGGCGCCGGCATGAACGACGCCGTGCGCGCGCTGGCCAGCACCCCGAGCGGGCTCATCGCGGCGGGGCAGTTCTCTCGGATCGGTGGCGAGGCGTTCGTGAACATCGCTCGATGGGACGGGATCGCCTGGCGAACCCTCGGCGAGGGCGTGAACGGGACCGTGCTCGCGGTTCACCCAGGGGCTGGCCCGCCCGGCCGTGCCGAGGCATACGCCGGCGGCGACTTCACCCTCGCCGGCTCGACCAGTGCTCGGAGCGTGGCGCGATGGGGTTGCCCGCTGCCCGACTGCCGAGCCGACTGCGACGGCGATGGGCTGCTGCTGGTGTTCGATTTCCTGTGCTTCCAGAACCTCTTCGACGCCATGGACCCCCGGGCCGACTTCGACGCTGATGGCCAGTTCACGCTCTTCGACTTCCTGGCCTTCCAGAACGCCTTCGACGCCGGCTGCCCCTGA
- a CDS encoding GC-type dockerin domain-anchored protein yields the protein MRSGIRACWAIVAAVVGITAGPGGGVAFGQTTVGGLIDQDTTWTLAQSPYLATETVALIGGAVLTIEPGVEVAFEGGTALDASLGVLIADGQGGGEIVLRSASGAVGGWQGVLSSLDTPAVTTPEGDYIRGPIFRNVAMSEAVRAVEIGPTPVYFEGVEIEHCSESGVHFAAFLEEPAMWIKRVSIRHANVGVQFRGGSAARLMLHDCVFEDNAGGGLRMGIFDSARGEVLRCVFRRNGVGGASIFGGGAVLSGGWTIRQCVFEMNESNDATRGGGGLLLNPRLSSAVIDCDFLSNTSARSGGGADVRVESPLGASRTVRFERCRFIGNTSATSSGAGLLVEVPVAPSLVEVLDCTFQDNHGDLNGGLALGVWDAVVARNTFERNTAVRSGGAVRIFRGSGINEVVLRDNAFIENTTEAAGGAIDASGFFGDRLRIESNTFRGNAADLGGAIGGAFTNFGIEIAGNTFEANAARLGGAVHIGSGTTQLATLAAEGDLRNRFTGNTADQGADIYNNARAGVDATGNCWGTDDLAAIAGRIFDASDDPTKGVVAFDPIATECDDCPADLDGDGELTIFDFLAFQNLFDAMDPRADFDGDGAFTIFDFLAFQNAFDAGCA from the coding sequence ATGCGGAGCGGAATTCGTGCGTGCTGGGCGATCGTGGCGGCCGTGGTGGGCATCACCGCGGGCCCGGGCGGCGGCGTGGCCTTCGGGCAGACCACGGTGGGCGGGCTCATCGACCAGGACACGACCTGGACGCTCGCCCAGAGCCCGTACCTCGCAACCGAGACGGTGGCACTCATCGGCGGGGCGGTGCTGACCATCGAGCCGGGCGTCGAGGTCGCCTTCGAGGGCGGCACGGCCCTGGACGCGAGCCTCGGCGTCCTCATCGCCGACGGGCAGGGCGGGGGCGAGATCGTGCTGCGGTCGGCCTCGGGCGCCGTCGGCGGGTGGCAGGGGGTTCTCTCCAGCCTCGACACGCCGGCGGTCACCACGCCCGAGGGCGACTACATCCGCGGGCCGATCTTTCGCAACGTGGCAATGAGCGAGGCCGTGCGAGCGGTCGAGATCGGTCCCACGCCGGTGTACTTCGAGGGCGTCGAGATCGAGCATTGCTCCGAGTCGGGCGTGCACTTCGCGGCCTTCCTGGAAGAGCCCGCCATGTGGATCAAGCGGGTCTCGATCCGCCATGCCAACGTCGGCGTGCAGTTTCGCGGGGGCTCGGCCGCCCGCCTGATGCTGCACGACTGCGTCTTCGAGGACAACGCCGGCGGGGGCCTGCGCATGGGCATCTTCGACTCGGCCCGGGGCGAGGTGCTCCGCTGCGTGTTCCGGCGCAACGGCGTCGGCGGCGCGAGCATCTTCGGTGGTGGGGCCGTCCTGTCGGGCGGCTGGACCATCCGCCAGTGCGTGTTCGAGATGAACGAGTCCAACGACGCCACGCGCGGCGGCGGCGGGCTCCTGCTGAACCCCAGGCTCTCCTCGGCGGTCATCGACTGCGACTTCCTCTCCAACACGAGCGCGCGGTCCGGCGGCGGGGCCGACGTGCGTGTCGAGTCGCCCCTGGGCGCGTCCAGGACCGTGCGGTTCGAGCGGTGCCGCTTCATCGGCAACACGTCGGCGACCTCCTCGGGCGCGGGGCTGCTCGTGGAGGTCCCCGTCGCCCCGTCGCTGGTCGAGGTCCTGGACTGCACGTTCCAGGACAACCACGGCGACCTCAACGGCGGCCTCGCGCTGGGCGTGTGGGACGCGGTGGTCGCGCGCAACACCTTCGAGCGCAACACGGCCGTCCGCAGCGGCGGCGCGGTGCGGATCTTCCGCGGCTCGGGCATCAACGAGGTGGTGCTGCGCGACAACGCGTTCATCGAGAACACGACCGAGGCCGCCGGCGGCGCCATCGACGCGTCGGGGTTCTTCGGCGACCGCCTGCGCATCGAGTCCAACACGTTCCGCGGCAACGCGGCCGACCTGGGCGGGGCCATCGGCGGCGCGTTCACCAACTTCGGGATCGAGATCGCCGGCAACACGTTCGAGGCCAACGCCGCGCGCCTGGGCGGGGCCGTGCACATCGGCTCGGGAACCACCCAGCTCGCGACCCTGGCCGCCGAGGGCGACCTGCGCAACCGCTTCACGGGCAACACGGCCGACCAGGGCGCCGACATCTACAACAACGCCCGCGCCGGCGTCGACGCCACCGGAAACTGCTGGGGCACCGATGACCTCGCCGCCATCGCCGGGCGCATCTTCGATGCCAGCGACGACCCGACCAAGGGCGTCGTCGCCTTCGACCCCATCGCCACCGAGTGCGACGATTGCCCGGCCGACCTGGATGGCGACGGCGAATTGACCATCTTCGACTTCCTCGCTTTCCAGAACCTCTTCGACGCGATGGACCCCCGTGCCGACTTCGACGGCGACGGCGCGTTCACGATCTTCGACTTCCTTGCTTTTCAGAACGCCTTCGACGCGGGGTGCGCGTAG
- a CDS encoding DnaJ C-terminal domain-containing protein: MAERDYYDVLGVKRSATQEEIRAAYRKLARELHPDVNKAPDAAEKFAEVQTAYDVLGEPEKRAQYDRFGRAGAAAAAGAGGGAHYSWSNVGGGRGGAASDFDLDDLGSMFDAFFGGGGAAGGGAGPTPRGARAQRGRVRERTQPAAQAELDVSFMTMARGGTERVPVRRGGKATTIEVSIPKGIADGAKLRVAGGRGEPDLILTIRVGKHPLYRREGVLDLAIDLPLTIAEATLGKEIAVPTLEGEVYITVPAGTRSGKRLRLRGRGLTDAKGTSGDLYAVIQIVPPPADALTDEDRAALERLSDRTPAPRPNPPWPEPQG, translated from the coding sequence ATGGCCGAGCGTGACTACTACGACGTGCTCGGCGTGAAGCGTTCGGCCACGCAGGAGGAGATCCGCGCCGCCTACCGCAAGCTTGCGCGCGAGCTGCACCCGGACGTCAACAAGGCGCCCGATGCGGCCGAGAAGTTCGCCGAGGTGCAGACCGCCTACGACGTGCTCGGCGAGCCGGAGAAGCGCGCCCAGTACGATCGCTTCGGCCGGGCCGGCGCCGCGGCCGCGGCGGGCGCCGGCGGGGGGGCGCACTACTCGTGGAGCAACGTGGGCGGTGGCCGGGGCGGTGCGGCGTCCGACTTCGACCTGGACGACCTGGGCTCGATGTTCGACGCGTTCTTCGGCGGCGGGGGTGCAGCCGGCGGCGGAGCCGGGCCCACGCCACGGGGCGCCCGGGCCCAGCGCGGCCGCGTCCGGGAGCGCACCCAGCCGGCGGCCCAGGCCGAGCTCGATGTGTCCTTTATGACCATGGCCCGCGGCGGCACCGAGCGCGTGCCGGTGCGGCGGGGCGGCAAGGCGACGACGATCGAGGTGAGCATTCCCAAGGGCATCGCCGACGGGGCGAAGCTGCGCGTGGCCGGCGGGCGGGGCGAGCCCGACCTGATCCTGACCATCCGTGTCGGCAAGCACCCCTTGTACCGGCGCGAGGGCGTGCTGGACCTGGCCATCGACCTGCCCCTGACCATCGCAGAGGCAACGCTGGGCAAGGAGATCGCCGTCCCGACGCTCGAGGGCGAGGTCTACATCACGGTGCCGGCGGGCACGCGCAGCGGCAAGCGGCTGCGCCTTCGCGGCCGGGGGCTGACCGACGCGAAGGGCACGAGTGGAGACTTGTACGCCGTCATCCAAATCGTGCCGCCCCCAGCCGACGCCCTGACCGACGAGGATCGAGCCGCGCTGGAACGGCTGAGCGACCGCACGCCCGCGCCGCGGCCCAATCCGCCCTGGCCCGAGCCGCAGGGCTGA
- a CDS encoding choice-of-anchor I family protein, which translates to MFKSVLAVCGLAVATTAAPAIAQTVELEFLGRYETGAFDEGAAEIVAYDAQSGLAFVTNANANTVDALDIADPSNPVLAFTIDLAPYGAGVNSVAVSNGRVAVAVEADVAQDNGTVAFFGTDGAFESAVEVGALPDMLTFTPDGRYLLVANEGEPSADYAVDPEGSVSVIRIRPGRTVRQRDVRTADFGRIRPGDLNESVRIFGPGATIAQDLEPEYIAVDADSRTAYVVCQENNAIVEVNIRAARVSDIWGLGVKNHGLAANAMDVSNRDGEINITTWPVFGFPLPDSIATYETGGRTFIVTANEGDARDYDGFSEEARVGDLTLDPDAFPDAATLQLDENLGRLNITTTAGDTDGDGDYDRLFSYGARSFSIYSTDGSLVFDSGSDLEEITAMLLPDDFNSTNDENDSFDNRSDDKGPEPEALTLGAIGGNTYAFIGAERVGGIFVYDITNPNEPAFESYINTRDFSGDPALGTAGDLAPEGLVFISADDSPTGEALLLAAHEVSGTTAIFRVTGGGCSVFGDVTGDCEVNIHDLLAVLHALGPCVGCPEDLNGDGRVDIIDVLLVVRAIRDR; encoded by the coding sequence ATGTTCAAGAGCGTGCTTGCCGTCTGCGGACTCGCCGTGGCGACCACCGCCGCACCCGCCATCGCCCAGACCGTGGAACTCGAGTTCCTCGGCCGCTACGAGACCGGGGCCTTCGACGAGGGCGCCGCCGAGATCGTGGCCTACGACGCCCAGAGCGGCCTGGCCTTCGTCACCAACGCCAACGCCAACACCGTCGACGCGCTGGACATCGCCGACCCCAGCAACCCCGTGCTCGCCTTCACCATCGACCTGGCGCCCTACGGCGCGGGCGTGAACTCCGTGGCGGTGAGCAACGGCCGGGTCGCGGTCGCCGTCGAGGCCGACGTCGCCCAGGACAACGGCACCGTCGCCTTCTTTGGAACCGATGGCGCCTTCGAGTCGGCCGTCGAGGTGGGCGCACTGCCCGACATGCTGACCTTCACGCCCGATGGCCGCTACCTCCTCGTCGCCAACGAGGGCGAGCCGAGCGCCGACTACGCCGTCGACCCCGAGGGCAGCGTCAGCGTCATCCGCATCCGCCCGGGCCGCACCGTTCGCCAGCGCGATGTGCGCACGGCGGACTTCGGCCGCATCCGCCCGGGCGACCTGAACGAGAGCGTCCGCATCTTCGGCCCGGGCGCGACCATCGCCCAGGACCTCGAACCCGAGTACATCGCCGTCGACGCCGATAGCCGCACGGCCTACGTCGTGTGCCAGGAGAACAACGCGATCGTCGAGGTGAACATCCGCGCCGCCCGCGTGAGCGACATCTGGGGCCTTGGCGTCAAGAACCACGGCCTGGCGGCCAACGCAATGGACGTGAGCAACCGCGACGGCGAGATCAACATCACGACGTGGCCGGTCTTCGGCTTCCCGCTGCCCGATTCGATCGCAACGTACGAGACCGGCGGCCGCACGTTCATCGTCACCGCCAACGAGGGCGACGCCCGTGACTACGACGGCTTCAGCGAGGAGGCCCGCGTGGGCGACCTGACCCTCGATCCGGACGCCTTCCCCGATGCGGCGACCTTGCAGCTCGACGAGAACCTCGGCCGCCTGAACATCACGACAACGGCCGGCGACACCGACGGCGACGGCGACTACGACCGCCTGTTCAGCTACGGCGCCCGCAGCTTCAGCATCTACTCGACCGATGGCAGCCTGGTCTTCGACTCGGGCAGCGACTTGGAAGAGATTACCGCCATGCTGCTGCCCGACGACTTCAACAGCACCAACGACGAGAACGACAGCTTCGACAACCGCAGCGACGACAAGGGCCCCGAGCCCGAGGCGCTGACGCTGGGCGCCATCGGTGGCAACACCTACGCCTTCATCGGCGCCGAGCGCGTCGGCGGCATCTTCGTCTACGACATCACCAACCCGAACGAGCCAGCCTTCGAGAGCTACATCAACACCCGCGACTTCTCGGGCGACCCGGCACTGGGCACCGCGGGCGATCTGGCTCCCGAGGGCCTGGTGTTTATCTCGGCCGATGACAGCCCCACGGGCGAGGCCCTGCTGCTGGCGGCCCACGAGGTCTCGGGCACCACGGCCATCTTCCGCGTCACGGGCGGCGGCTGCAGCGTCTTCGGCGACGTCACCGGCGACTGCGAGGTCAACATCCACGACCTGCTGGCCGTCCTGCACGCCCTGGGCCCCTGCGTCGGCTGCCCCGAGGACCTCAACGGCGACGGCCGCGTCGACATCATCGACGTGCTGCTGGTGGTCCGGGCGATCCGGGATCGGTAA
- a CDS encoding CpcT/CpeT family chromophore lyase, which yields MSPFRVLTIATLAALLAPAWLACAQPAPTPHNNPDETEDGPGPQPSLFVGQPIDADISRLTSMLEGSWKTTQPVGQGEEAAVLWMHMLPFETDLLGRAIYVEVHADGTPWEPVRQAIFRVYRYGDALRLRTYEFRDPQRARMLTTLWLAPDHMSLDEIRLEELLATRDLRFERASGGYAGETIQPYPTPDSGSVEVASSMRVRPDRIVSEDTFYGIDATPIPGTGPITWERGTLPVSVDVGEDGLVAITYDQGQTDDPPTDEGDIVFLNYEAWRTDGTIFDSTWERGLAMRVAYPLRVVGGFKQGIEPLFEGVRRKLVIPPELGFGDVVMQNLPANSTLIFHIHIIRVEQTDPIPMEERVKRPEQDKRQP from the coding sequence ATGTCCCCATTCCGCGTCCTGACGATCGCCACGCTGGCGGCCCTGCTGGCCCCGGCGTGGCTCGCGTGCGCCCAGCCGGCGCCGACCCCGCACAACAACCCCGACGAGACCGAAGACGGCCCCGGGCCCCAGCCCAGCCTGTTCGTGGGCCAGCCCATCGACGCGGACATCAGCCGCCTGACCTCGATGCTCGAGGGAAGCTGGAAGACCACCCAGCCCGTGGGCCAGGGCGAGGAGGCGGCGGTGCTGTGGATGCACATGCTGCCCTTCGAGACCGACCTGCTGGGCCGGGCGATCTACGTCGAGGTGCACGCCGACGGCACGCCGTGGGAGCCGGTGCGCCAGGCGATCTTCCGCGTGTACCGCTACGGCGACGCGCTGCGGCTGCGGACCTACGAGTTCCGCGATCCCCAGCGGGCCCGGATGCTCACCACGCTGTGGCTGGCGCCCGACCACATGTCGCTGGACGAGATCCGGCTCGAAGAGCTGCTGGCCACGCGCGACCTGCGCTTCGAGCGCGCCAGCGGGGGCTACGCGGGCGAGACGATCCAGCCCTACCCTACGCCCGATTCGGGATCGGTCGAGGTGGCCAGCTCCATGCGCGTGCGGCCCGACCGCATCGTGTCCGAAGACACCTTCTACGGCATCGACGCCACGCCCATCCCCGGCACGGGGCCGATCACCTGGGAGCGCGGCACGCTCCCGGTCTCGGTCGACGTGGGCGAGGACGGCCTGGTCGCCATCACCTACGACCAGGGCCAGACCGACGACCCGCCCACGGACGAGGGCGACATCGTCTTCCTCAACTACGAGGCGTGGCGCACCGACGGCACGATCTTCGATTCGACGTGGGAGCGCGGGCTGGCCATGCGCGTGGCTTACCCGCTGCGCGTGGTGGGGGGCTTCAAGCAGGGCATCGAGCCGCTGTTCGAGGGCGTGCGGCGCAAGCTCGTCATCCCGCCCGAGCTGGGGTTCGGCGACGTGGTGATGCAGAACCTGCCGGCCAACTCCACGCTCATCTTCCACATCCACATCATCCGCGTGGAGCAGACCGACCCCATCCCGATGGAAGAGCGCGTGAAGCGCCCCGAGCAAGACAAGAGGCAGCCCTGA